A stretch of DNA from Ovis aries strain OAR_USU_Benz2616 breed Rambouillet chromosome 14, ARS-UI_Ramb_v3.0, whole genome shotgun sequence:
CTTTGCAGTTATACCGTCCTTCACGTCACGGGTTACAAGATAAGGTCCACAGATTTGATCCTTAAGCACCTGATTGTGGCCAACTCCTTGGTCCTCCTCTGTAAAGGGGTCCCCCAGACAATGGCAGTGTTTGGGTGGAAGCatatccgcagtgattttggctgcaaacttctcttctttctgcacagagtggggaggggagtgtcCATCGGTAGCATCTGCCTCTTGAGTGTCTTTCAGGTGGTCATGATCAGTCCCTGGAACTCCAGGTGGGCAGCACTGAAAGTAACAGCCCCCAATTACACTGTGCCCTCTATTTTCCTGTGTTGGATCCTGCAAATGCTggtaaatgttatttttcctATCTATATAACTGGCAAATGGAGTCACAATAACATCACAGAGGAAAGAGATTTTGGCTGCTGTTCTACTATTCTTACTGACCAGAAGAATAAAAAAACCAAAGACGCCTTGTATGCAGCATTGCTGTCATTCCCTGATGTCTTATGTTTGGGGCTCACGCTCTGGGCCGGAGGCTCCATGGTTCTCATCCTGTACAGACATAAGCAGCAGGTCCAGCACATTCGTAGGGCTCACGCCTCCTCCAGGTCCTCCCCTGAGTCCAGAGCTACTAAAACCATCCTTCTCCTGGGGGGCACCTTTGTCTACTTTTATACTCTTTCCTCCATCTTTCAAGTTCTTCTGGCTCTTTTTGTTCAGCCCAGCTGGTTCTTTGTGAACATGACTGTAATCACAGCAGCGTGCTTCCCAACTGTCAGCCCCTTTCTGCTCATGAGCCGTGACTCCAGTGTACACAGGCTCTACTTTGCCTGGATGAGAAATGCAAAGTCCTCTACTATTACGAGAAAAGCgtgaattttgtttatttctataatGAGCCATTGCCAGCTCATTTATTCACCCTCAGaatcataatttaaattttgaatttcaagATAATGTACTGGACATGCCAAGCATCTTCTTCAATATAAAGACCAATTGAAATATATTGTCATGAAATATGAATACCTCATTAAAAAATCATATCATTGAAGTTTCCTTGTAGAAAAGGAGTTCACAAATTTATGCAATAAACAACATCTTGAAATGACATGCATATCATAAAGTGTTCAAATGTTACTTTCAGTCTAACAGAACGAATTTCCCACAAATGAAATAGGTATGGAATTATAGAAAAAAGTAGACATGAAAATGGATCAGTGTGTACAGTAGTCagaaatgaaatggatgaaattaATGTCCTCACAGAGTAAAGAATACCGGGGTTACTTCTCAAAGGTAAAATCAGGTAAGAATCTGGGAGCCAGTTACAAGTTTATAGTTAACATTGTTAAGAGAGATGGCAGTATTTATTAGAAAGAGTCTTGCAGGGAGATtagcacattaaaatattttcatgtagaATTGAGCAGTTTGAAGTGAAGTACAATAAAAAacacactgaaagaaaaatatacttcagcagatttttaaaactgaaatatatttgacgtataacattgtgtaaatttaaagTGTAAGATTTGATAATTTGTTACATGTAAATATTGTAATGTGACTGCCATTACAACCACATATCACAAtgcataacttttctttcatgtcaaatttttcattgaattatagttgatttgcagtattATAGCAGTGGCAGAGGTACAACATTGTGGTTCAATATATAGGTTATACTTTGTTTAAAGTTATTATGAactattggctatattccctgtgctgtaaagtatgtccttgtagtttatttattttatacgtaGTAATGTGTACTTCTAAATCTTTACTCTGTCTTGCCCCTTCCCActttctctccccactggtaagcactagtttattctctatatGCGAGAGTCTTTTTTTACATCATTATTTTCATCCatttgtgttagttttagaatcTATATGTCAAGggataatatacagtatttatctttctctgtctgacttaattcactaaACAGAATGATTTCCAGGTCCATCTATGTTAGAAGcagcaaaattttattcttaaggggtgaagaatattccattatgtgtgtgtgtgtgtgtactgaattcattagttttctggtggagacattagggttttctatattgtagggaactaggtttaaagaaggttgagaagtgcttgcaaacgagactctcaaccagggctgaacattcttgcaaacgagatgttcagctaagaatcctatttgttcccgtgggaaaagaacattgcttgcacacaaggatgtttctcttcctcaaaaggaacagaccctgggacaaaacggattctaaattgataaggaagttccccaaaacaaagtcttagctgcagtaaataagtcaaggtaaaggttatctcgccctgcgcctgcgcactgtatagtctctgaatcatagtgcttggcagcttgccctgtaggttgttgtgcaagggatataaaataaagcagctgtaagaagcaagtgttaaaatataaagatttaaaccactctgcagtgttggtgtttcattccgtcgccggcatctggcgcccaacgtggggcctGACAGAACCGAAAGGGTAAGCACCCTGGGGCAAAAGGCTAAAAGGGGGACTTtcgggaaataaaaaaaaaaaagagaaaaaaataaaaatccgaaagggtAAACACCCCGGAGCAAAAGGCTGGAAGGGGGACTttcgaaaaaaagaaaaaaaaaaaaaaatccgaaaGGGTAAACACCCTGGAGCAAAATGCTGAAAGGGGGACTTtcgaaaaaataaaaaaaataagaaaaaaagaaaaagaaaaaactatgggGAATTCCCCATCTTTAAAGTCACAATATATGGAGCTGGTTAAGGGGCTCCTGCATTCTATAGAAATTAAAACGTCTACTCGCCGCTTGAGTGAGTTATTCTGTCTTATAGAGCAGCATTgttattggtttcaatatcaaacagaaGTACAGCTAAATTTAAAGGAATGGAAAGTGGTGCAGAAAGAGTTAAGAGGcagcatcaaaaagaaaatgtgattccTTTAAGGCTGTGGACTCTATGTAGCGCTATAACGCAGGCTTTAAAATTAATGGCTGCTGACAGTGAGGCCGCCTCATGTTATCTTGAGGAGGGGGCTTCACCTCGGCCTCCGCCCAAACCTCCAGATGATAGTAAAAATTCATCCACTGAGTCAGATAGAGATGTGAGTTCTGGGAAAGATTCAGATTCTGTAGAGGCAATGACTGCTGCCTTTTGaaaggttttattaaataaaaagaaacttccaAGGCTGTTAACCCTTCTGCACCACCTTACGCGTCCCTATTTCTGGTAGCTGCTGACAAGGCTGAGATAAAGAGAGAGAGTCAATAGTTTTAAAAGTACgggaaaaagtatattttgaaaaatgcttattAATGACTCTCGTCCTTTAATGTCACTGATTATTAAAGGTAAACAGTTTAAAGGATTAGTGGATACAGGAGCAGATGTTTCGGTTATTTCTCTCCAGCAGTGGCCTAAtgactaaaaaaaagaaaaattcctcttGTTTTAACAGGCTTAGGATCAATAGCAGATGTGTAAAAAAGCACTCAACCTTTGTCATGCCAATtgtctaataaaaaaaaagtacctatttctttttacattgttaatatacctattaatatctggggaagagatcttttattttctttaaaaacaacactCACCATCTCGTCGGAAaacttgtagccactgctcagaTTCCTCGAGCTCTCCCATTGAAATGGTTAACTGATGTCcctaaatgggttgagcagtggccgctTCCAAAAGTAAAGCTCGAGGCTTTAAAACAATTAGTAAAAAAACAGCTTCAATCTGGCCATATTGAACCTTCTAcgtctccttggaattctcctgtttttgtcattaaaaaaaaatctggtaaatggaAAATGTTGACTGATTTAAGGGCAgttaacaaatgtatagaacCTATGGGAGCTTTGCAATtaggtctcccttctcctgctttgattccacaggattggtctttgatggttttaaatttaaaggattgtttttttaatattcctttgcaaataaaagatagaaataaatttg
This window harbors:
- the LOC114117911 gene encoding vomeronasal type-1 receptor 4-like, which translates into the protein MAGSFFIIGMIILTQTVVGILGNFSLLCSYTVLHVTGYKIRSTDLILKHLIVANSLVLLCKGVPQTMAVFGWKHIRSDFGCKLLFFLHRVGRGVSIGSICLLSVFQVVMISPWNSRWAALKVTAPNYTVPSIFLCWILQMLVNVIFPIYITGKWSHNNITEERDFGCCSTILTDQKNKKTKDALYAALLSFPDVLCLGLTLWAGGSMVLILYRHKQQVQHIRRAHASSRSSPESRATKTILLLGGTFVYFYTLSSIFQVLLALFVQPSWFFVNMTVITAACFPTVSPFLLMSRDSSVHRLYFAWMRNAKSSTITRKA